One Alkalinema sp. FACHB-956 genomic window, CCCAAACGCTGAGTACACCATAGGGTTAAATAGTACCGAGCTAAAGCCCCGGCGATCGCACCTAGGGCAATGGCGATCGGGGCACGGAGTTGAGGATCTAGCGTCATTATCTTTTCAGTATTTCAGGCTGATGGATATAGGTATGATAGTACTGACGATCGAACTCTTAAAAGGACTGAAATTCTAATTGAGTTAGTAATACGGTTGTTTAAATGTGATCTAGGACTTTGCTGTAATGCGTCGCGACTCGATTTTCTACAAACTGTTTCAACAATCGCCTGCACTATTGTTTGATCTTTTGCCTGAAGCACCCAGCAATGCGGATGCCTATAAATTTGATTCGATCGAGGTCAAGGAAACCAGCTTTCGCATTGATGGGGTGTTTCTACCTCCCGACCCATCCGGCGTTGTCTTTTTCGCCGAAGTGCAATTTCAGCACGATCCCTTGCTGTATGAACGCCTAGTCTGCGAAGCTGCTTTGTATTTTTACCGCAATCGCGATCGCTGCCGGGACTGGAAACTGGTTGCCATTTACCCAGACACAGCCACAGAACAAGCGGACTGTGAACCCCACCAATATTTAATTGACACAGGCAAATTAACGCGCATTTATCTGGATCAGGTGCGATCGTGGGCAGACCTTTCGATCGGCATCCAATTAATGATCTTGACAACCTTGGAGGAAACAGCAGCCATTACAGCGGCCAGAACCCTAGTCCAGCAGACCCAAAATGACCG contains:
- a CDS encoding Rpn family recombination-promoting nuclease/putative transposase — encoded protein: MRRDSIFYKLFQQSPALLFDLLPEAPSNADAYKFDSIEVKETSFRIDGVFLPPDPSGVVFFAEVQFQHDPLLYERLVCEAALYFYRNRDRCRDWKLVAIYPDTATEQADCEPHQYLIDTGKLTRIYLDQVRSWADLSIGIQLMILTTLEETAAITAARTLVQQTQNDRAIIEMISTIMVYKFTNLTRDEVAAMIGITLENTPIYRSIFAEGEQAGEQHGGATVILKQLRRRFGELPEAIVTQISGLPIVQLEEMAELLLDWQNLQELVTWLAQAQGDAPAAPSPEAQ